The Bacteroidales bacterium sequence CTCGGGCACCGGGCTGGAAAATGTCATTGAAGTGCTTCCCGGGGTGATGGCCATCTCCATCCTTTTTGGCACCACCTCCATGCTGGCTGTGACCGTGACCTTTGAGAAGAAAAACCGCTCCTTTGAGCGGCTGCTGCTGGCCCCCATCTCCCTGGAGCTTCTAATGCTCTCGAAGACAAGCGGGGCGATCCTGTTTGGGATCGTTAATGCCTTTGTGCCGGTTATACCGGCAGCTTTTCTTACAGATCTGTCGCAGGTGTCATGGGGCGCTGTGGTGCCGGCTGTAGTGTTAATAGCCATTGTTTCCACCTTTTTGGGACTTTTTATCGCCGTATCGGTGAGCGAGGTTTTCGAGGCCCAGACCTTCTCCAACTTCTTCCGCTTTCCCATGATCTTTCTCTGCGGTTTGTTCTTTCCTGTTCTTTCCCTGCCTGTGATCCTGCAGCCTCTCTCATTTGCCCTGCCCCTGACCTATGGGGTGGATATCCTCCACGGGGCGATTCACGGACAGCATATCCTGCCGCTTTGGCTGAACTTTCTGATCATTGCCGCCTTTGGGTTTGTCTTGTTTTCCATTAGCCTGAAAAATATTCACAGAAAATGGATATTATAAAGTGTAAGAAAAATTAATCGCGGCGGTCTTTTGATTCCTTCAGTTCCAGTCGCAGTTTTTCCCGTAAGTTCATCAGATTATCGAATTTGGGAATAACATACCAAAGGCTGTCAATTTCAACATTTTTTCCTTCCATAGAGAGCTTTTCAAAATGATCCGGCGAGACGGAAGTAAGATGAGGTGCTTCCTTTTTCATTGAATCCATTGGGATATTATGTCGTATGTTTTGTTTTACGATGTTTATATACCGGCCGAGATTGATGAATGTTTTTATATTAATGGCTTGATGCATGGTAGTATCTATAACCTGCTGCAGACGGCTCATCCGTCCGAAATCTCCCTCGCTGTCATTTCGGAAACGTATATAATAAAGGGTGGTGTTACCATCCAAACGCTGTATTCCTTCATCTATAACTTCTATTCTTTCAGCAAATTCCTTTCCAACATCTATTGTTACCCCACCCATCATATCTATGAAATCAGCAAAAGCTTGTTCACTGAAAGCAATGTAGTAGTCCACGGGAAACTTTAGAAGGTCTTCTATCAAGGTGATTGATACTTCAGGTCCATAAGCAAATACATCGGTTAACTTTGCATAGTCCTCCTTTTGTAGATGGACCCTTGTATCCCGAGGAATGGACAATGCAGTAATTTTCCCGGTATTCGTATTAAGCAGAAGCAGCAAAATAGCGTCAGATCGTCCCGGCTCGTCTATGTTCTCAGCATCATCCAGGCCCCGTTGCTCGATTCCCAGCAAAAGAACAGATATTAGTTTATCACCTGTATTGGGAATACGATCATCCCGTTGCCTTAATTCCGTATCACGATAAGTTTCTTCAAATGTATTGGTTATTTTATAACCCAGATATGCCACATAAATGATTATACCCAATACTATGAATATCAAGGAAAGCAGTATAAGCTTTCTAATTTTCATGGTTTGTATTTATAATAATTCCCGAAATGATAGGGATGTTCCTGTTTCAGTAATTTTTAACAGACCAAATAACCGTGTTTATTGTATAAATCCCCCAATTTTCATGCACGCCAGTTGAAAAAATTCCCGGATGAGCTCTGGGAAAATTTTTGTACCAATATTTGATTATTCTTTGACAAAAATACAATAAAATCCTTTATGTCCTTCATTCATCATAATAAATCATCAGAGTAGAATGCATCAGGCTCGGAGTATAAGGTTCGGGAATAGTTTTCCATAGTAATTTCCATGCGTATTTTGCAAATCATTTTTTCATCAGCAGACGATCGATTGACCATTTGCCCCCGCCTTTTATGATGAGGAATAAAGCACCCAGCCACATGGCAAAATCCGTCCGTATTTCATGAGCCATGCTCCAGAATCCGTAGGTATTCAGATCACGCAAAACAAAGGGTCCAAAGCTTTCTCCAAATGCTATGGGTATTTTGGTCACCACAATGGCTACCGTCATATTGATCAGCATGGCAAATGCGGCTCCCCGTGTAATGAATCCCAAAATAAGCAGCATGCCTGCAAGAATTTCAAAAACCCCCACAAAGTTGGCAAATAACTCAGGGTTTGGAAATCCCATGCCTTCAAAACGTCCGGCGCCCCGCATAGCCGGATAAAGGAATTTCTGAATTCCTTCGGACAGGAACACTGCGCCCACCATCAAACGGATAATGATAGTGGCTTTGGATTGATCTGTGTGGATAAATTTTCTGTACATATCTGCAATTGTTTTTATTTCTAACAAATTTTTGGCGCTATGGTTTTTACATATTCACTTATTCTGATCCCTGCGTCTGACTATTTTTATGCTCAGCCATATTCCCGCTGCAATAATTCCGGTTATCAGCAGAGACATGTAAATGGCCAATGTTAGATTTTTTAATGAAACCCGCATCTAGGAACCTTCGCAACAAGGTAATGAATAAAGCATGCGGGTTCCATGGCGAAT is a genomic window containing:
- a CDS encoding DoxX family protein; its protein translation is MYRKFIHTDQSKATIIIRLMVGAVFLSEGIQKFLYPAMRGAGRFEGMGFPNPELFANFVGVFEILAGMLLILGFITRGAAFAMLINMTVAIVVTKIPIAFGESFGPFVLRDLNTYGFWSMAHEIRTDFAMWLGALFLIIKGGGKWSIDRLLMKK
- a CDS encoding ABC transporter permease, which encodes MKRWIAFWNIVLKDMRGYYLKPPNISWGLIFPLAWTLMFFIRSGTGLENVIEVLPGVMAISILFGTTSMLAVTVTFEKKNRSFERLLLAPISLELLMLSKTSGAILFGIVNAFVPVIPAAFLTDLSQVSWGAVVPAVVLIAIVSTFLGLFIAVSVSEVFEAQTFSNFFRFPMIFLCGLFFPVLSLPVILQPLSFALPLTYGVDILHGAIHGQHILPLWLNFLIIAAFGFVLFSISLKNIHRKWIL
- a CDS encoding LCP family protein; this encodes MKIRKLILLSLIFIVLGIIIYVAYLGYKITNTFEETYRDTELRQRDDRIPNTGDKLISVLLLGIEQRGLDDAENIDEPGRSDAILLLLLNTNTGKITALSIPRDTRVHLQKEDYAKLTDVFAYGPEVSITLIEDLLKFPVDYYIAFSEQAFADFIDMMGGVTIDVGKEFAERIEVIDEGIQRLDGNTTLYYIRFRNDSEGDFGRMSRLQQVIDTTMHQAINIKTFINLGRYINIVKQNIRHNIPMDSMKKEAPHLTSVSPDHFEKLSMEGKNVEIDSLWYVIPKFDNLMNLREKLRLELKESKDRRD